A window of the Roseburia sp. 831b genome harbors these coding sequences:
- a CDS encoding S8 family peptidase → MADCEEQIYSNDYYDFIVSYDEFPEEEFFADCVQRIDDNYDTFFYKREGLPPLDVASYTYTAIPKCYAPLDQTALEASGILRIQNQPTLSLKGQGVLVGFIDTGIDYQNPVFQNADGTSRIYRIWDQTIRTGEKPASFEYGSEYTTEQINEALRMKNPKELVPTEDENGHGTFLAGVACGGEDVANDFIGAAPQAEIVVVKLKEAKPYLRDFFFIPQDVPAYQENDIMSGISYIHQLANERNLPVVILLSLGDNMGSRGKDGPLSTYFNYICTRRKRIGITCTGNEANARRHFQGNLTDDMEYEDVQINVENDGPGFFAELWSNAPQLFAVSILSPSGERIPKVPSREGNREEVTFLFEGSTVSIDYRIVGREMGNQLIYMRFQNVVKGIWTIRVYPTNKTTGEYHVWLPMEQLSSTQVFFLKSNPDLTLTVPANAPLPITVGGYSVAGNSIYLDSGRGYTMTGAIKPDFVAPAVNVYGPARNNRYETRTGTSIAGAITAGACAQILEWEVSKQKNPTITTADIKNMLIRGANRSTDRTYPNREWGYGRLDVYRAFEIIRET, encoded by the coding sequence ATGGCTGATTGTGAAGAACAAATCTATTCCAACGATTATTATGATTTTATTGTTTCGTATGATGAATTCCCGGAGGAAGAATTTTTCGCGGACTGTGTACAGCGAATCGATGATAATTACGACACATTTTTTTATAAAAGAGAAGGACTCCCGCCGCTTGATGTGGCAAGTTACACCTACACGGCAATTCCAAAATGCTATGCACCTTTGGATCAGACCGCATTGGAGGCGAGTGGAATCCTAAGAATCCAAAACCAACCGACACTTTCGTTAAAAGGACAGGGAGTGCTGGTTGGTTTTATTGATACCGGAATTGATTACCAGAATCCGGTTTTTCAAAATGCAGACGGAACGAGCCGGATTTACCGTATCTGGGATCAGACAATCCGCACAGGTGAAAAACCAGCGAGCTTTGAATATGGAAGTGAATATACCACGGAGCAGATTAATGAGGCGCTTCGGATGAAAAATCCAAAGGAACTTGTGCCAACGGAGGACGAGAATGGCCACGGAACGTTTTTGGCGGGAGTTGCCTGCGGGGGAGAGGATGTTGCAAATGACTTTATCGGTGCAGCACCACAGGCTGAGATTGTGGTTGTAAAGTTAAAGGAGGCAAAGCCATACCTAAGAGATTTCTTTTTCATTCCGCAGGATGTACCGGCCTACCAGGAAAATGACATTATGAGTGGCATCAGCTACATCCATCAGCTTGCCAATGAAAGGAACCTTCCGGTTGTGATACTGCTTAGTCTGGGGGATAACATGGGAAGTCGTGGAAAGGACGGACCGCTTTCCACCTATTTCAACTACATTTGTACGCGAAGAAAACGGATTGGTATTACCTGTACCGGAAATGAGGCGAATGCCAGACGTCATTTTCAGGGAAATCTGACGGATGATATGGAATATGAAGATGTCCAGATTAATGTGGAAAATGATGGCCCCGGTTTTTTTGCGGAGCTTTGGTCGAACGCGCCACAGCTTTTTGCGGTATCCATCCTGTCACCTTCCGGGGAACGGATTCCAAAAGTTCCGTCAAGAGAAGGAAACCGGGAAGAAGTTACCTTTTTATTTGAAGGAAGCACGGTTTCCATTGATTACCGGATTGTAGGAAGAGAGATGGGAAATCAGCTTATCTATATGCGTTTTCAAAATGTGGTAAAAGGAATCTGGACGATACGGGTCTATCCGACCAACAAAACAACAGGGGAGTACCATGTCTGGCTTCCGATGGAACAACTGTCGAGTACGCAGGTTTTCTTTTTAAAATCCAATCCAGATCTGACCCTTACCGTGCCTGCCAATGCACCGCTTCCGATTACGGTCGGCGGCTATTCGGTTGCTGGCAACAGCATTTATCTGGATTCCGGGAGAGGCTATACCATGACCGGTGCCATCAAGCCGGATTTTGTGGCGCCGGCAGTCAATGTATATGGGCCAGCACGCAACAACCGGTATGAGACGCGGACAGGAACCAGTATCGCAGGAGCCATCACCGCGGGAGCCTGCGCCCAAATCTTAGAATGGGAGGTCTCAAAACAGAAAAACCCAACGATTACAACCGCCGACATCAAAAATATGCTGATTCGGGGAGCAAACCGCTCCACGGACCGGACTTATCCGAACCGGGAATGGGGATATGGAAGGCTCGATGTGTATCGGGCATTTGAAATCATCAGGGAGACGTAG
- a CDS encoding phosphoadenosine phosphosulfate reductase domain-containing protein, with protein MITYICHNKNEKTGENLPCTNNRCETSVCPTCGGRADAVSQIFWCKKCKVPTYEEHCPICGGKGKKLATDIRPVFPEERLLIEIVLGEPFCLKDAFVWNGTGNHYYADGKKVPFSVKDLKNRDAEEIRRQYEKYAPKNSYETFEQNIKRFVLANKERYEKITEEAKAFIREASKEYSPMDMFVSFSGGKDSTVTADLVTRALSNPQIMHIFGDTTLEFPYTYEYVERFKKQHPKTPLMPARNKEKDFEELCQLVGPPSRVMRWCCTVFKTGTIQKKIKSLYRDKSRILTFYGIRRSESLSRSKYERESESPKITKQHIVSPIIDWMDFDVWLYLLTTGIDFNDAYRLGYARVGCWCCPNNSGWSEFLSKIHMPEQSKHFRNMLLDFARKVGKEDAEVYVDDGFWKARQGGNGLEYAQKSVVEFKPCATEENAFNYELQKPITQDFYELFKPFGYLNFDMGNARLGEVYVLNKKGEILLKLQGRLGSRNLKVTIVSHKIAGASDLKTAEERVKCQITKYQMCMGCLACESVCRFNALSVKDRKDGSVEYRISDEKCMRCGECVNHFIAGCYMRKVLSIKRN; from the coding sequence ATGATTACATATATATGTCACAACAAAAATGAGAAAACCGGGGAAAATCTCCCATGTACCAACAACCGATGTGAGACGAGTGTATGCCCGACCTGCGGTGGACGGGCGGATGCTGTTTCGCAGATTTTCTGGTGCAAAAAATGCAAGGTTCCAACTTATGAGGAACATTGCCCGATTTGTGGTGGAAAAGGGAAAAAGCTTGCAACGGATATCAGACCGGTTTTCCCGGAGGAACGTTTGTTGATTGAGATTGTGCTGGGAGAACCGTTTTGTCTGAAGGATGCCTTTGTATGGAATGGAACCGGGAATCACTATTATGCGGATGGCAAGAAAGTGCCATTTTCCGTAAAAGATTTGAAAAACAGGGATGCGGAGGAGATTCGAAGACAATACGAAAAATATGCGCCCAAGAATTCGTATGAAACGTTTGAGCAGAATATCAAACGCTTTGTCCTGGCAAACAAAGAGCGCTATGAGAAGATAACAGAAGAGGCGAAGGCATTCATCCGGGAGGCATCGAAAGAGTATAGTCCGATGGATATGTTTGTTTCGTTCAGTGGTGGAAAAGATTCTACGGTTACTGCAGATTTGGTGACAAGGGCGTTAAGTAACCCGCAGATTATGCACATTTTTGGCGACACCACGTTAGAGTTCCCGTATACATACGAGTACGTGGAGCGCTTTAAGAAGCAGCATCCAAAGACACCGCTGATGCCGGCACGCAATAAAGAAAAAGATTTTGAAGAATTATGTCAACTTGTTGGGCCACCAAGCAGGGTCATGCGCTGGTGCTGTACCGTTTTTAAGACCGGTACGATTCAAAAGAAGATAAAATCGCTCTACCGCGATAAAAGCCGGATTCTGACTTTTTACGGAATCCGCAGGAGCGAGTCGCTTAGCAGAAGCAAGTATGAGCGGGAATCCGAAAGCCCGAAGATTACCAAACAGCACATCGTATCGCCAATCATTGACTGGATGGATTTCGATGTGTGGCTCTACCTTCTGACAACCGGAATTGATTTTAACGATGCATACCGTCTCGGATATGCCAGGGTAGGCTGCTGGTGCTGCCCGAACAACAGCGGATGGTCGGAATTTTTATCGAAGATTCATATGCCGGAGCAGTCGAAGCACTTTCGGAACATGCTGCTTGATTTTGCAAGAAAAGTGGGAAAAGAGGACGCAGAGGTCTACGTTGATGACGGTTTCTGGAAGGCAAGACAGGGCGGAAACGGACTGGAGTATGCGCAAAAATCAGTCGTAGAATTCAAACCGTGTGCCACAGAGGAAAATGCGTTCAATTATGAACTGCAAAAGCCGATTACCCAGGATTTTTACGAACTGTTCAAACCGTTCGGGTATCTGAATTTTGACATGGGAAATGCAAGGCTTGGTGAAGTCTATGTCCTGAATAAAAAAGGAGAAATTCTTTTGAAATTACAGGGAAGATTGGGAAGCAGAAATCTAAAAGTAACCATTGTCAGTCACAAAATTGCGGGCGCATCGGACTTAAAGACAGCTGAAGAACGTGTGAAATGCCAGATTACGAAATACCAGATGTGTATGGGATGTCTGGCTTGCGAGAGTGTCTGCCGTTTCAATGCGTTGTCGGTAAAAGACCGGAAAGATGGAAGCGTGGAATATCGCATTTCCGATGAAAAATGTATGCGCTGTGGGGAGTGTGTGAACCACTTTATCGCAGGCTGTTATATGAGAAAAGTGTTAAGTATCAAGAGAAATTAG
- a CDS encoding DUF262 domain-containing protein: MEKNTSNLKDLIGKIEKKDILLPDFQRGFVWKDEEQQRKIVASVLAKMPIGSILLLKSQAGDYSSKQIGSKNTFEPEDTKQVVEFLLDGQQRMTVLTNVFSNVIHEQCEKVSDLISPTLKRRFFLRIPKWKDCDKENDIFGVKKFEFSYKNPDSEYPKFLSGDVLNNVECLSFLNNDKKPYNPQSDFSTDLDDFCRTYDKGYLIPLYLVVPSRNRNGDKMKLRMEVIQDEIAHNIEKEIKTEFQNCDTDEERKVFIENFIEDKRICKEILEGNIGRLDDYLEEKKYSWKADLSEYLDSCVKAIALSKIEVESEQRERAIDIYENLNRGGVSLSTFDLIMARVAKVNRNWYREFTECLKEKQEYTLEVVPKDLKALVSEQITDNNYNAIIQTKCLNEDKNEIASKFIDAFLDVLSLYCSNKEYDPQKYSIDDIKRKKILNLQPEEINDNTKMVCNALNRALFFFQTRCGIRNVNEINYSLMLVLVGVVFTKKEWFEQSRVHDLLEALYWSDIFSGEFDKDQNVTMIAQLQKIIKAINEDADISWLVSLESEVLNGQNFSDKEFLLMEKAKEDRYPKQILRSFLCQYLLAKTYTDMFEDKKISVFYQDADSLEEHHIVPLGSVKKVGESTAKLRNMQDNICNSPLNFVYITKEANKEISSKDLDSYIKGILPKAKSALHISNIVVADDNKVKEILADRFVNLQGDITQHITNLRDSWEAQK; the protein is encoded by the coding sequence ATGGAAAAGAATACAAGTAATTTGAAAGATTTGATTGGAAAAATAGAAAAGAAGGATATTTTGCTGCCTGATTTTCAGAGAGGATTTGTATGGAAAGATGAAGAGCAGCAGCGAAAAATCGTAGCATCTGTTTTGGCTAAGATGCCGATTGGAAGTATTCTTTTATTAAAGTCACAGGCCGGAGATTATAGTTCCAAACAGATTGGTTCCAAAAATACCTTTGAGCCGGAAGATACAAAGCAGGTGGTAGAGTTTTTATTGGATGGGCAGCAGAGAATGACGGTACTTACCAATGTATTTTCTAATGTGATTCATGAACAGTGTGAGAAAGTAAGTGATTTGATTTCTCCAACTTTGAAACGTCGTTTCTTCCTTAGAATTCCAAAATGGAAGGATTGTGACAAGGAAAATGATATTTTCGGAGTAAAGAAATTTGAATTTTCCTATAAAAATCCAGATTCAGAATATCCGAAGTTTTTATCAGGGGATGTATTGAACAATGTTGAATGTTTAAGTTTTTTAAATAATGATAAGAAACCTTATAATCCGCAAAGTGATTTTTCTACAGATTTGGATGATTTTTGTAGAACATATGACAAGGGGTATTTAATACCACTTTATCTTGTAGTTCCATCACGCAATAGAAACGGCGATAAGATGAAATTGCGGATGGAAGTGATTCAGGATGAAATAGCACACAATATAGAAAAAGAGATTAAAACAGAATTTCAAAATTGTGATACGGATGAGGAAAGAAAAGTATTTATTGAAAATTTTATTGAGGATAAAAGAATCTGTAAAGAAATACTTGAGGGTAATATAGGGCGTCTGGATGATTATTTGGAGGAAAAGAAATATAGTTGGAAGGCGGACCTTAGCGAATATCTGGATTCCTGCGTAAAAGCGATTGCATTGTCAAAAATTGAAGTGGAAAGCGAACAGAGAGAGCGTGCAATTGACATTTATGAGAATTTAAACCGTGGAGGGGTAAGCTTAAGCACGTTTGATTTAATTATGGCTCGTGTTGCAAAAGTAAATCGTAACTGGTACAGAGAGTTTACGGAATGTCTGAAGGAAAAGCAGGAGTATACATTAGAAGTAGTGCCAAAAGATTTGAAAGCGCTTGTCAGCGAACAAATTACAGATAACAATTACAATGCAATTATTCAGACCAAGTGTCTGAATGAGGATAAAAATGAGATTGCATCCAAGTTTATTGATGCATTTTTAGATGTGTTGTCGTTGTATTGTTCCAATAAGGAGTATGACCCGCAGAAATATTCTATAGATGATATTAAGCGAAAGAAAATTTTAAATTTACAGCCGGAAGAAATTAACGACAATACCAAAATGGTTTGCAATGCGTTAAACAGAGCGTTATTTTTCTTTCAGACAAGATGTGGAATTCGAAATGTGAATGAGATAAATTATTCGCTCATGTTGGTTTTAGTCGGTGTTGTTTTTACAAAAAAAGAATGGTTTGAGCAGAGCAGGGTACATGATTTGTTAGAGGCATTATATTGGTCAGATATTTTTTCGGGAGAATTCGATAAGGACCAGAATGTGACCATGATTGCTCAATTGCAAAAGATAATAAAAGCGATAAATGAGGATGCAGATATCTCATGGTTGGTAAGTTTGGAAAGTGAAGTTTTAAACGGACAGAATTTCTCAGATAAAGAATTCCTGCTTATGGAAAAAGCAAAAGAAGATCGTTATCCAAAACAAATATTAAGAAGCTTTTTATGTCAGTATTTATTGGCAAAGACCTATACGGATATGTTTGAGGATAAGAAAATCAGTGTATTTTACCAGGATGCGGATTCTTTAGAAGAACATCATATCGTGCCACTTGGAAGCGTGAAGAAAGTAGGGGAATCTACTGCAAAGCTTAGAAATATGCAAGATAACATCTGCAATTCACCATTGAATTTTGTATATATCACAAAGGAAGCAAATAAGGAAATTTCGTCTAAAGATTTGGATAGTTATATTAAGGGGATTTTACCAAAAGCAAAGTCAGCACTTCATATATCTAACATAGTAGTGGCAGATGATAACAAGGTAAAAGAAATATTAGCAGATCGATTTGTGAATTTGCAAGGAGATATTACGCAGCATATTACAAATTTACGTGATTCATGGGAAGCACAAAAGTAA
- a CDS encoding aminotransferase class V-fold PLP-dependent enzyme has product MENCIYFDNAATTYPKPEEVYETMDYVNRHGAVNAGRGSYALAREAATLISDTKKSILKLADADDVAEVVFTASATFASNQIFGGLEWSKEDVVYVTPYEHNATARVLHALKEKYHFSIELLELNPETLELDLEKIQFQFSRKAPTVVVMTHVSNTIGYVVPIKEVANLAKKYNATTIVDGAQAFGLLPFSLKQMPIDFYIFAGHKTMYGPFGVGGFIWKGSVSLHPFLAGGTGSDSLNLDMKSGDEVMLEPGSPNLIAIAGLQAAIETLKPAELMQREQQLTAYLVEQLRTISGVTLYTPYNRTNHVGIVAFNLEGYQSADVGMILDEDYNIAVRTGYQCAPYIHDVLEDKEHLGIVRASIGRYTTKEEIDSLVKAVREIAEE; this is encoded by the coding sequence TTGGAAAATTGTATTTATTTTGACAATGCAGCAACCACATATCCCAAACCAGAAGAAGTCTATGAAACAATGGATTATGTAAACCGGCATGGCGCAGTAAATGCCGGAAGGGGTTCTTATGCTCTGGCAAGGGAAGCTGCAACTCTTATTTCCGACACCAAAAAATCAATTTTAAAATTAGCAGATGCAGACGATGTAGCAGAGGTTGTATTTACAGCCTCTGCTACGTTTGCGTCTAATCAAATTTTTGGTGGGCTGGAATGGTCAAAAGAGGATGTGGTCTATGTAACGCCTTACGAGCACAACGCGACGGCAAGAGTGCTGCATGCGCTAAAGGAGAAGTATCACTTTTCCATAGAACTTTTAGAACTGAATCCGGAAACACTAGAACTCGATTTGGAAAAAATCCAGTTCCAGTTTTCCAGAAAAGCACCGACTGTGGTTGTCATGACCCATGTCAGCAACACCATAGGATATGTGGTTCCGATAAAGGAAGTAGCCAATCTCGCGAAAAAATACAACGCAACTACAATTGTAGATGGAGCGCAGGCATTTGGATTACTTCCGTTTTCATTAAAACAAATGCCAATTGATTTTTACATTTTTGCAGGTCACAAAACAATGTATGGACCGTTTGGAGTCGGCGGATTTATCTGGAAAGGGTCCGTGTCGCTGCATCCGTTTTTAGCAGGTGGCACCGGCAGTGATTCCTTGAATCTTGATATGAAATCAGGCGATGAGGTGATGCTAGAACCCGGAAGCCCAAACCTCATTGCAATCGCAGGACTCCAGGCTGCAATCGAAACACTAAAACCAGCGGAGCTCATGCAAAGAGAACAACAACTGACCGCATATCTGGTAGAGCAGCTTCGCACCATCTCAGGCGTAACCTTGTATACACCATACAATCGCACAAATCATGTTGGAATTGTAGCGTTTAACCTAGAAGGTTACCAGTCAGCCGATGTCGGTATGATTTTAGATGAAGATTACAACATTGCAGTTCGCACCGGTTACCAGTGTGCACCTTACATCCACGATGTGCTTGAGGACAAGGAACACTTAGGCATTGTCCGGGCGAGTATCGGCAGGTATACGACGAAAGAGGAAATTGATTCGTTGGTGAAAGCGGTAAGGGAGATTGCGGAAGAGTAG
- a CDS encoding DUF4007 family protein has protein sequence MAENKYRFKGHGSFTIREGWLNKGLIAVRDNPKVFAENAGVDKLGVGPNMAQAIRYWLRCAGLTQDRPREGVFLTWLGQLLYDKDCYFEQDLSLWLVHCNIVLERELATAWNLFFNQFSYEEFDKKTMSEEMMHLAKKYAGDGKVAETSVESDCEAILHMYFKKEEKSGSPEEKNVSPFGKFQLLKKTGDIIQRKQPNLRNLPEEVVWFMLKRQLHGGNSISIEELLEGEDSLGKVLQLKRTGLLEMLGRMEEREWITINHTAGLDMVYLKTDKTAKDIIEAYYG, from the coding sequence TTGGCAGAAAATAAATATCGTTTCAAAGGGCATGGAAGTTTTACCATTCGGGAAGGCTGGCTGAACAAAGGGCTGATTGCGGTGCGTGATAATCCGAAGGTTTTTGCAGAAAATGCAGGTGTGGACAAGCTGGGGGTTGGTCCGAATATGGCACAAGCCATCCGCTACTGGCTGCGCTGTGCTGGTCTGACACAGGACAGACCAAGAGAAGGCGTATTTTTAACTTGGCTAGGACAGCTTTTATATGACAAAGACTGTTATTTTGAGCAGGATTTATCTCTTTGGCTGGTGCATTGTAACATCGTGTTAGAACGCGAGCTTGCAACGGCATGGAACCTCTTTTTTAATCAGTTTTCTTATGAGGAATTTGATAAGAAAACAATGTCAGAGGAGATGATGCATCTTGCAAAAAAATATGCAGGTGACGGAAAGGTTGCAGAAACTTCGGTAGAGAGTGACTGTGAGGCCATCCTTCATATGTATTTCAAGAAAGAGGAAAAATCAGGAAGCCCGGAAGAAAAGAATGTAAGCCCGTTTGGAAAGTTCCAGCTTTTGAAGAAAACAGGCGACATCATCCAAAGAAAGCAGCCCAATTTGCGGAATCTCCCGGAGGAAGTGGTCTGGTTTATGCTAAAAAGACAGTTACATGGAGGAAATTCCATCAGCATAGAGGAACTTTTAGAAGGGGAGGACAGCCTTGGAAAAGTGTTGCAGCTCAAGCGAACCGGCCTGCTTGAAATGCTAGGGCGCATGGAAGAGCGGGAGTGGATTACGATTAACCATACAGCAGGACTTGATATGGTCTACCTTAAGACGGATAAAACAGCAAAAGACATAATCGAAGCGTATTACGGCTAA
- a CDS encoding AAA family ATPase, translating to MKFKSITMKNFMRYKGTNQIQFSCDPEKNVTVILGDNTVGKTTIAQAFRWGLYGAIFAERGKKQEDYLLLNNDVLAMMDANSHASVSVELVAEDEEKQYRIFREISYARIYPKMMVREVYKKLELHTSEIETRGDEIEVETEKVQEVINELFPRDLSHYFLFDGERWSDVTVGGVKESIKDSVHILTGLSSYQAALDHLKDMGGNSVIRKFKSKISGSGAVYDGLEEERKRLEHLNEKREEEIGTIDINVSHYLEKCEEINLYLEENQNTEKMQADYKRLKVVQSAQEKRGVDNYKTLVNDYSNQAFMIFAQPLMKEALSMVKSVAGERRDIPHMRQASIDFIIKSGRCICGNPIHENSKELECLLEQRRYLPPADMGSLLGEFEKTCKQWENRTVDTAKELKEQARLVDDSIHDYNETCNQIVAMEKQMEEHVDFAEPRRQLKYYKEEIQTLSIKKGELQGQIQSSERRIMQIEEEMRGQEAKNEENAKWRKRLQIAEQLYDSMKQDFDEKEKKVFLELNQQVQENFNRMFNAKDKKIQLNEQYEIQMLYKTEIGFREEKNLSEGEKIARNFAFIVTILDYSRKKAAEKGDGSMGDTLPIVLDGPFSKLGDENISLIAKVLPQVSEQVILFMLKKDWEYTGLDEYVGASYFIEKEADKAYASIKKVGGDNIG from the coding sequence ATGAAATTTAAATCGATAACGATGAAAAATTTTATGCGCTACAAGGGAACCAATCAGATTCAGTTCAGTTGTGATCCAGAGAAAAATGTAACGGTAATATTAGGAGATAACACAGTTGGAAAAACAACAATTGCGCAGGCATTTCGCTGGGGATTATATGGTGCAATTTTTGCAGAGCGCGGGAAAAAGCAGGAAGACTATCTGCTCTTAAATAATGATGTTTTGGCGATGATGGATGCCAATAGCCATGCAAGCGTTTCTGTGGAATTAGTTGCCGAAGATGAGGAAAAACAGTACCGGATTTTTCGTGAAATCAGCTACGCCAGGATATATCCGAAAATGATGGTGCGTGAGGTTTATAAAAAATTAGAACTACATACATCGGAAATAGAGACAAGAGGTGATGAAATCGAAGTTGAAACAGAAAAAGTGCAGGAGGTCATCAATGAACTTTTCCCAAGAGACTTGTCACACTATTTTCTGTTTGATGGTGAACGCTGGAGTGATGTGACCGTTGGTGGCGTAAAAGAAAGCATCAAGGATTCGGTGCATATTTTAACCGGGCTTTCGTCATATCAGGCTGCACTCGATCATTTAAAAGATATGGGTGGAAATTCTGTCATTCGTAAATTTAAAAGTAAAATATCCGGTTCAGGAGCAGTTTATGATGGTCTGGAAGAGGAACGGAAACGGTTAGAGCATTTGAATGAAAAAAGAGAGGAAGAAATCGGGACGATTGATATTAATGTTTCGCATTACCTGGAAAAATGTGAGGAAATCAATCTGTATCTCGAAGAAAATCAAAATACAGAAAAAATGCAAGCCGATTATAAGCGGTTAAAAGTGGTTCAAAGTGCACAGGAAAAACGTGGTGTTGATAATTACAAAACGCTGGTTAACGATTATAGCAATCAGGCATTTATGATATTTGCGCAACCGCTGATGAAGGAAGCACTCTCCATGGTAAAATCGGTCGCGGGTGAACGGCGTGATATTCCTCACATGCGTCAGGCGAGTATTGATTTTATCATCAAAAGCGGAAGATGTATCTGTGGAAATCCGATTCATGAAAATTCGAAAGAATTGGAATGTCTGTTAGAACAAAGGCGTTATCTTCCACCGGCAGATATGGGGTCTTTGCTTGGAGAATTTGAAAAAACATGTAAGCAATGGGAAAACAGAACCGTAGATACTGCCAAGGAATTAAAAGAACAGGCAAGACTGGTGGACGATAGTATTCATGACTACAACGAAACCTGTAATCAGATTGTGGCAATGGAAAAGCAGATGGAAGAACATGTTGATTTTGCAGAACCAAGGCGGCAATTAAAATATTATAAAGAAGAAATTCAGACGCTCAGCATTAAAAAAGGGGAATTGCAAGGGCAGATTCAGTCATCCGAGCGAAGAATCATGCAGATTGAAGAAGAGATGCGCGGACAGGAGGCGAAGAATGAGGAAAATGCGAAATGGAGAAAACGCCTTCAGATTGCAGAACAGCTTTATGATTCGATGAAACAGGATTTTGATGAAAAGGAAAAGAAAGTATTTCTTGAGTTAAATCAGCAGGTTCAGGAAAATTTTAACCGCATGTTCAATGCAAAAGATAAAAAGATTCAGCTGAATGAGCAGTACGAGATTCAAATGTTATATAAAACAGAAATTGGCTTTCGCGAAGAAAAGAATCTTTCAGAAGGAGAAAAAATTGCAAGAAACTTTGCGTTTATCGTGACTATTCTGGATTATAGCCGCAAGAAGGCTGCCGAAAAAGGGGATGGAAGTATGGGAGACACGTTACCAATTGTACTTGATGGTCCATTTTCCAAATTGGGAGATGAGAACATCAGTTTGATTGCAAAAGTCTTACCGCAGGTTTCCGAGCAGGTCATTCTTTTCATGTTGAAAAAAGACTGGGAATATACCGGATTAGATGAATATGTCGGAGCATCCTATTTTATTGAAAAAGAGGCGGATAAGGCATACGCATCAATCAAAAAAGTGGGAGGTGACAACATTGGCTAA